From Pelagicoccus sp. SDUM812003, a single genomic window includes:
- a CDS encoding ADOP family duplicated permease — protein MSATSSLLPTLRQSLRRLRRERGFTATVLVTLALCIGANVAMFAVIDAVLLRALPYPQAERLVTVMNSYPGAGAERIGASLPNYYERREGVSAFESVSIRQDGSAVIGEAGSPQRVRRDRVSPEFFDTLGAKLIMGQRFSEDQMLYENAQVLIITYEFWQDYFNGDPDVLNREIIVDSLSNRVVGVLEPGFRFLDSQARFFIPTASSLEDREINRRHSNNFQMIARLAEGVSVEAAQAEMDAYNEALLENDPFAEIVRNAGFTTFVVDLRDEVVREFKPLLLILQAGALSLLLIGCVNLVNLLLIRAKGRSKESAVRQSLGAGKRHVIGETLSETVALALGGGALGLGVGYLGIRLLETLGARELPLGTLIVFDWRVGVVSLVGALVVGLVLAAPIVAMNVRRDLAPALQTESRSGTLSKAGQRARHGFIVVQIALAFALLAGAGMLGLSLRKALQNEAGFRTERILTASLNLPWKNYQEDEQKRQFLERLLGELRALPGISEAGFTSALPFSGNVSNNATVVEGVELKPGDSLRAHYVGFAMGEYWKALAIPLVEGRFLEDADLSSEQRICVVDKAFADRYWPGESALGRRLAMDVEINEENAVTVVGVVGTVKQNSLTEEVPQGSVFMPYSLRSDRFFYLVVRTAMSPEVMTNSIRQKVLSIDPELPLDDVRVMQQRIDDSLLARRSPAILAGIFAGVALLLASVGTYGVLAYAVGERTREIGVRVAIGASRVVVLRQFLLMGGRLLLFGLLLGCLAAWAAGLGMRSVLYEVDSFHVGIVAVAAGMMSVIVVCSTFLPSRRAASISPMEAMREA, from the coding sequence GTGAGCGCGACCTCTTCCTTGCTTCCTACTCTCCGCCAATCCCTGCGCCGCCTCCGACGCGAGCGCGGTTTCACTGCCACGGTGCTGGTGACGCTGGCTCTTTGCATCGGTGCGAACGTGGCCATGTTCGCCGTGATCGACGCGGTGCTGCTGCGAGCTTTGCCCTATCCTCAAGCAGAACGGCTGGTCACGGTGATGAATTCCTATCCCGGGGCGGGCGCCGAGCGCATCGGGGCGTCGTTGCCGAACTACTACGAGCGCCGAGAAGGCGTGTCGGCCTTCGAATCGGTGTCCATCCGGCAGGATGGCAGCGCTGTCATAGGCGAGGCAGGTTCGCCCCAGCGGGTGCGACGCGACCGGGTATCGCCCGAGTTTTTCGACACGCTGGGGGCGAAGCTGATCATGGGGCAGCGGTTTTCGGAGGATCAGATGCTGTATGAAAACGCCCAGGTCCTGATCATCACCTACGAGTTCTGGCAGGACTATTTCAATGGCGATCCCGATGTGCTGAACCGCGAAATCATTGTGGACAGCCTTTCCAACCGCGTGGTGGGCGTGTTGGAGCCGGGCTTTCGTTTCCTCGATAGCCAAGCCCGCTTCTTCATCCCGACCGCCTCCTCGCTGGAGGACCGCGAGATCAACCGGCGCCATTCCAACAATTTCCAGATGATCGCTCGCTTGGCGGAAGGCGTTTCGGTGGAGGCGGCCCAGGCGGAGATGGACGCCTACAACGAAGCGTTGCTGGAGAACGATCCGTTTGCGGAGATCGTTCGCAACGCCGGTTTCACCACCTTTGTGGTGGATCTGCGCGATGAGGTGGTGCGGGAGTTCAAGCCCCTGCTGCTCATCCTGCAGGCGGGAGCCCTCTCGTTGCTGCTGATCGGCTGCGTGAACCTGGTGAACCTGCTGCTCATCCGTGCCAAGGGCCGCAGCAAGGAAAGCGCGGTGCGCCAGTCTCTGGGAGCGGGGAAACGTCACGTGATCGGCGAGACCTTGAGCGAGACGGTGGCGCTGGCTCTTGGCGGCGGCGCTTTGGGGCTGGGAGTGGGGTACTTGGGTATCCGCCTGTTGGAGACGCTGGGAGCCCGCGAGCTGCCGCTGGGCACGCTCATCGTTTTCGACTGGCGGGTGGGAGTGGTATCGCTGGTCGGGGCATTGGTGGTAGGGCTCGTTTTGGCGGCCCCCATCGTGGCCATGAATGTCCGGCGCGATCTCGCCCCGGCCCTGCAGACCGAATCCCGCAGCGGCACCCTTTCGAAGGCTGGCCAGCGGGCTCGTCATGGCTTCATCGTGGTGCAGATCGCCTTGGCCTTCGCCCTTCTGGCGGGGGCGGGCATGCTGGGCTTGAGCCTGCGCAAGGCCTTGCAGAACGAGGCCGGATTTCGAACCGAGAGGATTCTCACTGCCAGCTTGAACCTGCCGTGGAAGAACTATCAGGAGGACGAGCAGAAGCGGCAGTTTTTGGAGCGTTTGCTCGGGGAGCTGAGGGCCTTGCCCGGCATCAGCGAAGCGGGCTTTACCAGCGCCTTGCCCTTTTCGGGAAACGTGAGCAACAACGCGACGGTGGTGGAAGGGGTGGAGCTGAAGCCCGGCGACTCGCTGCGGGCCCATTACGTCGGTTTCGCCATGGGCGAGTATTGGAAGGCGCTTGCCATTCCGTTGGTGGAGGGGCGTTTCCTGGAGGATGCCGACCTGAGCTCGGAGCAAAGGATCTGCGTGGTGGACAAGGCCTTTGCGGATCGCTACTGGCCGGGCGAAAGCGCCCTCGGGCGCCGCCTCGCGATGGACGTGGAAATCAACGAAGAGAACGCTGTGACCGTGGTGGGCGTGGTCGGCACGGTGAAGCAGAACTCGCTCACCGAGGAGGTGCCGCAAGGAAGCGTTTTCATGCCTTATTCGCTGCGTTCGGACCGGTTTTTCTATCTGGTGGTCCGCACCGCAATGAGTCCTGAAGTCATGACAAACTCGATACGGCAGAAGGTGCTCTCCATCGATCCGGAATTGCCCCTGGACGACGTGCGCGTGATGCAGCAGCGCATCGACGACAGCCTGCTCGCCCGGCGTTCCCCCGCCATCCTAGCCGGGATCTTCGCTGGAGTGGCTCTGCTGCTGGCGTCGGTCGGCACCTATGGGGTGCTCGCCTACGCGGTGGGCGAACGCACACGTGAGATCGGGGTGCGCGTGGCGATCGGGGCCTCGCGAGTGGTGGTGCTGCGCCAGTTTCTGCTCATGGGCGGCAGACTGCTCCTGTTTGGCTTGCTGCTTGGTTGCCTGGCTGCATGGGCGGCGGGTCTGGGGATGCGTAGCGTGCTGTACGAGGTGGACTCCTTCCATGTTGGCATCGTCGCGGTGGCGGCGGGTATGATGAGTGTGATCGTGGTGTGTTCCACCTTTCTGCCATCGCGACGAGCCGCATCGATTTCCCCCATGGAGGCCATGCGGGAGGCGTAG
- a CDS encoding DUF3857 domain-containing protein, whose product MSLLLALSSICVHVEAAKAPEWLAPLLNIEPDEAARKAGGMVLWDEAIYDYSEEGVVEEDVRWAVKILDRKHRSMAQATVLYEEDLSQIRNFRVWMVDPKGEVYQYKKKDAVDSMSQMSALHSTLRGKTLSLEGDVREGSVFAYEYTTKVRTIFSERFWYLNSQVPVLRSEIAVIPPRNWTAEALRLNGAKAVERRSGKAYVWESRDLPPFRMEADGPTWAATRPFLAVRLLPGEQASPSRFKTFTSWKDVALWDVETNDRQIEPDAAIRAKVEEICQGLSDDWQKVKAIAAYAQSVNYVSINEDVYQGGGYKPFHAREVFARHYGDCKDKTALMRSMLLSIGMESYAVSADAGDAPYVDPALPSPRQFNHCIVAIPVEEDYASSAVVSDQWLGKVMLFDPTSTQTPFGHLPSSLRDSYVLIGSDRTEGLTPVPPLEPQENSLVRELEIQLMDTGLAKARLTETCQGNQALRERRFRERRSESEYEEMLAERLSKAGSSVKVQEFSFEDSFQENRTTLSVVCEMNAYGRSMRGKFLVFKPFQIDQVAPLAPAQEPRSQPYLFRSQSRRERSEIRLPEGFEVDDFMTPALVETPFARYEASVHVVDGKLVCQRSITHHGVAVPPERYHEVVDYYERVSRIEQTPVVLALSE is encoded by the coding sequence ATGAGTCTCCTGTTGGCGCTTTCCTCGATCTGCGTTCACGTGGAGGCTGCCAAGGCTCCGGAGTGGCTTGCTCCATTGCTGAACATCGAGCCGGATGAAGCCGCTAGGAAAGCGGGAGGTATGGTGCTATGGGACGAGGCGATCTACGACTATAGCGAGGAGGGCGTGGTTGAGGAAGACGTTCGCTGGGCTGTGAAGATCCTGGACCGCAAGCATCGGTCTATGGCTCAGGCCACCGTTCTGTACGAGGAGGATCTGTCCCAAATAAGGAATTTTCGCGTCTGGATGGTCGATCCGAAGGGAGAGGTGTATCAGTACAAAAAGAAGGACGCAGTTGACTCGATGTCTCAGATGTCAGCTTTGCACAGCACGCTACGAGGCAAAACCCTGTCGTTGGAAGGCGATGTGAGAGAGGGAAGCGTATTCGCTTATGAATACACCACTAAAGTACGCACCATCTTTTCGGAAAGGTTTTGGTACCTGAATAGCCAGGTCCCGGTGCTTCGATCCGAGATCGCGGTGATACCGCCCAGGAACTGGACCGCCGAAGCGCTGCGTCTGAACGGAGCGAAAGCCGTCGAACGCCGCTCGGGCAAGGCCTACGTTTGGGAGTCTCGAGACTTGCCTCCTTTTAGGATGGAGGCGGATGGGCCGACGTGGGCGGCTACGCGTCCGTTTCTGGCAGTACGGCTGCTGCCTGGCGAGCAGGCGTCTCCCTCGCGTTTCAAGACCTTCACCAGCTGGAAGGACGTCGCTCTATGGGATGTCGAGACGAACGATCGTCAGATCGAGCCCGATGCGGCGATTCGAGCGAAGGTCGAGGAGATCTGCCAAGGGCTCTCGGACGATTGGCAGAAAGTGAAGGCCATCGCGGCGTACGCTCAGTCGGTGAACTACGTTTCAATCAATGAGGATGTGTATCAGGGCGGGGGATACAAGCCATTTCATGCGAGGGAGGTGTTCGCTCGCCACTATGGCGATTGCAAGGACAAGACCGCTCTGATGCGCTCGATGCTGCTCAGCATCGGTATGGAATCCTACGCCGTTTCAGCGGATGCCGGAGACGCCCCCTATGTCGATCCTGCATTGCCGTCTCCACGCCAATTCAACCATTGCATCGTGGCGATTCCGGTGGAGGAGGACTATGCCAGTTCAGCGGTCGTTTCGGACCAATGGTTGGGAAAGGTCATGCTCTTCGATCCCACCAGCACGCAGACGCCCTTCGGCCATTTGCCGAGCTCGCTTCGCGACTCCTATGTCCTGATTGGCTCGGATAGAACGGAAGGTCTCACGCCGGTGCCTCCTCTAGAGCCGCAGGAGAATTCGCTCGTTCGGGAGCTTGAGATCCAATTGATGGATACGGGATTGGCGAAGGCTAGGCTGACCGAAACCTGCCAAGGGAACCAAGCGTTGAGGGAGCGCCGCTTTCGCGAGCGTCGCAGCGAATCGGAATACGAAGAAATGTTGGCGGAACGGCTTAGCAAGGCGGGCTCCAGCGTCAAGGTTCAGGAGTTCTCTTTCGAAGACAGCTTCCAGGAGAACCGAACCACCTTATCGGTCGTCTGCGAAATGAACGCCTACGGCCGATCGATGCGTGGCAAGTTTCTCGTTTTCAAACCCTTCCAAATCGATCAGGTCGCTCCATTGGCTCCTGCCCAAGAACCGCGCTCTCAGCCCTACTTGTTTCGCTCGCAGAGCAGGCGCGAGCGCTCGGAGATAAGGCTTCCGGAGGGATTCGAGGTGGACGACTTCATGACGCCAGCTCTGGTGGAGACGCCTTTTGCTCGCTATGAGGCAAGCGTGCATGTGGTGGACGGCAAGCTGGTTTGCCAGCGTTCCATCACTCATCACGGAGTCGCGGTGCCGCCGGAGCGCTATCACGAGGTGGTGGACTACTACGAAAGGGTTTCGCGCATCGAGCAAACCCCGGTGGTGCTGGCTTTGTCCGAGTGA
- a CDS encoding DUF3857 domain-containing protein has translation MRYGLLFRLRTCVLLNFLLVVATQGFSKLPAFEPLSAEELALEAPRVDAEADVELLFRSVKVNDRSFGITRRWESYHRLKVFTRKGVDQLGVFNLEFEKGESRISDFKARVTHPDGSVFELSKKDLYRNARFEDGDDSRNVMSFAVPHLQVGSIVEYAWSESVDDGVFYPLSMFLEMRWPTWKYRIEIVPSRMYPSTMRGLNCDVAFEKTSDSTYLIVGENIPAWRSEPYAPPGLDYRAWVFMLYVLDADIFDNQTFWDKEADELWSQTKRFVKPKQGAVRKLAAELFAGTKDGEEMLRRAYRYCAEEITNVNSAQAGFTSEEREKLKDVDSPAETIKRGYGSGLDVNRLFASLAAAAGYEVLLARVNDSSEMMFVPSIMNVRLAFPEEVVAVREKESDLWRYFDPGYSYLPFETLIAGCVNAPALIANPKKAKLGMTPPAPPEFSAIRRWADLELDASGDLSGTVTVSYSGYMGIRRKRFYDERSESEREEAYTKRLVEKLAGCRITDFKMENVFSRDEPLVVSYTIHAPAYAERLGKRLFVQPNFFQYGEDPLFTAEERKQQIVFPFLWEETDEITLTFPDGFKPEEASSPGNGYDANYIYYKSVYGLNDAKNKLRCLRDFRIKGNGFLPKGYAILKKLFESVNQQDTHVLTLVRSEGSELYDSI, from the coding sequence GTGCGTTACGGTCTTCTCTTCCGCCTGCGAACCTGCGTCCTTCTCAACTTCCTGCTTGTTGTCGCGACGCAGGGGTTTTCCAAGCTTCCGGCATTCGAGCCCTTGTCCGCTGAAGAGCTGGCCCTCGAGGCGCCGCGGGTCGATGCGGAGGCGGACGTGGAGCTGCTGTTTCGCAGCGTTAAGGTGAACGACCGCTCTTTCGGGATCACGCGGCGCTGGGAGAGCTACCATCGGCTCAAGGTATTCACGCGCAAAGGGGTCGATCAGTTGGGGGTGTTCAACCTGGAGTTCGAAAAGGGCGAATCGAGAATCTCCGACTTCAAGGCTCGGGTGACGCATCCGGATGGGTCGGTTTTCGAGCTGAGCAAGAAGGATCTCTATCGAAACGCTAGGTTCGAGGATGGGGATGATAGCCGGAACGTCATGTCGTTTGCCGTGCCGCACCTGCAGGTGGGCAGCATCGTGGAATATGCCTGGAGCGAGTCGGTGGACGATGGAGTCTTCTACCCGCTGTCGATGTTTCTCGAGATGAGATGGCCCACTTGGAAGTACCGTATCGAGATCGTGCCGAGCCGGATGTACCCCTCGACCATGCGAGGCCTCAATTGCGACGTGGCGTTCGAGAAGACCAGCGACTCGACCTATTTGATCGTAGGAGAGAACATTCCTGCGTGGCGGAGCGAGCCCTACGCCCCGCCGGGTTTGGACTATCGGGCATGGGTCTTCATGCTCTACGTGCTGGATGCCGACATTTTCGACAACCAAACGTTCTGGGACAAGGAGGCGGACGAGCTTTGGAGTCAGACCAAACGTTTCGTGAAGCCCAAGCAGGGCGCGGTCAGGAAGCTGGCTGCCGAGCTCTTCGCCGGGACGAAGGATGGTGAAGAGATGCTCCGTAGAGCTTATCGCTACTGCGCGGAGGAGATAACGAACGTGAATTCCGCTCAGGCGGGTTTCACTAGCGAGGAACGAGAGAAGCTGAAGGATGTGGATTCACCCGCCGAAACCATCAAGCGCGGCTATGGCAGCGGCTTGGACGTGAACCGGCTCTTCGCTTCGCTCGCTGCCGCCGCAGGGTACGAGGTTTTGCTGGCCCGGGTGAACGATTCCAGCGAGATGATGTTCGTGCCCTCGATCATGAATGTGAGGCTGGCGTTCCCAGAGGAGGTTGTCGCGGTGCGGGAGAAGGAAAGCGATTTGTGGCGTTACTTCGATCCGGGCTACAGCTACCTGCCGTTCGAGACGTTGATTGCTGGCTGCGTCAACGCTCCCGCCCTGATCGCCAATCCCAAGAAGGCGAAACTTGGGATGACGCCGCCGGCGCCTCCGGAGTTCAGCGCGATCCGACGATGGGCGGACCTGGAGCTGGACGCGTCAGGCGACTTGTCGGGCACGGTGACGGTATCGTATTCTGGATACATGGGAATTCGGCGTAAACGCTTCTACGATGAACGATCGGAGTCCGAACGGGAAGAAGCCTACACGAAGCGCTTGGTAGAGAAGCTGGCCGGCTGCCGTATCACGGATTTCAAGATGGAAAACGTCTTCTCACGGGACGAACCGCTGGTGGTGAGCTACACGATCCATGCTCCTGCCTATGCGGAGCGCCTGGGAAAGCGGCTATTCGTTCAGCCAAACTTCTTCCAATATGGCGAAGATCCCCTATTCACCGCTGAAGAGCGGAAACAGCAGATCGTGTTTCCCTTTCTTTGGGAGGAAACGGATGAGATAACGTTGACGTTTCCGGACGGGTTCAAGCCGGAAGAAGCGTCGTCACCAGGAAATGGGTACGACGCGAACTATATCTACTACAAGAGCGTCTATGGGCTGAACGATGCGAAAAACAAGCTGCGATGCCTCCGGGATTTCAGGATCAAAGGGAACGGGTTTCTACCAAAAGGGTATGCAATATTGAAAAAGCTTTTCGAAAGCGTGAACCAACAGGACACGCATGTATTGACCTTGGTGAGGAGCGAGGGTTCGGAGTTATATGATAGTATTTAG